DNA sequence from the Orcinus orca chromosome 2, mOrcOrc1.1, whole genome shotgun sequence genome:
CTGATGGCCGCATCTGCGGAGGGCTGATCTAGGCAGATGGGGAAAGGCCAGGAGTGCCTGGGAAAGGAGCTAGCAGGAGGGCAGGGCTAGCCCACGAGCGGCCCTTGCCCTGGGGCATGTGGCAGCAGGAGGGGCTGGTGGTCCATGGCCCAGACTGGCCCTGCCTTGCCTTGGGGCTGGCTGGTGACCAGGCCGAGAATCAGGGCTCTACATGGGACCCGAGAGGGAGGGGGTCGCGCCCCCGCTCCTGCCCGCCAGGAGGCCCACGCTTGGAAGTACTAGCTTGTGGGGATTCAGGGTTTGACAAGACAGATGGCACAGCTACACACATCCCCACTGAGGCGGGGCAGGGGCACGAGAGGGCATCCAGGGCGGCCCGGGTCGGAGGGCTGCAGCTGGCCGCCGGGGCTGGGGGCATGGACGTTGGCGGCAGCACGCGCCTGCTCACTCCCGGCCGCGGGGCGTGTAGGGCGCCCGCTCCACGTTGGGTGGCAGCACGAGGAGTCGTCTAATTAAGCAGAGGCTTTTCGCGCGGCGGCTGAAGGGCGCGGGGGTGACGGGTCCCGCCCAGGCCGGGGCACAACCGGATAGTCCGCTCCCTACGCTCACAGAACTTCGCcggcgcgggggcggggcctggcgcTGCCACGCCCCGCGCGGCGCCGGCGCACTGACGCCAGGGCTGCAGACGACGGAAGCTGGACAGTCGCGCGTCGTTGCCGGGCAACTGTCCAGCGCAGGCCGAGGAGACCCCCCGCAGCCTGCTGCGCCCGCGGGCGGAGGCGGAGACTTGGCCGAGGTGGGTGCGGGCCGGACGCCGGGGCCCCAGCGCGCTCCAAGTCCGTCCCTCGGGAGCCGTAGGCCAGGCCCGATCGTGGTCCTCAGCGGCCACCTCggacccccgcccgccccgcgagGGGACTACCCGAGCCCCCAACCCAACTCTCGGGGACCCCCGGGCGCCGCCCTCCCTCGGGCGCCCGGACTCTCCCCGGCTCTGCCAGACTGGGCCTCGCAGACCCCTGCCCACGGCGGCCGAGGCAGGACCCCGCAGTTCGTCCACCCTCCCAGGCAGTGCTGACCCCCAGCACCTGGTTGGTCTCTAGGACACGCCCCTGTGCTGGACCGTTCGCCCAGACGCGTGGAGGAAGAAGCCGGGCAGCGGCTCTGGTCACTTTTGCCTGGGTGACCAGGCTGTGTATGCGGTCTGTGTCCGTTCCGCAGCGACAGTGGACCCACACCAGCCCATCCGTACTCCCGAGGGAGCCGCCGGCAGCTGCTGGGCGGCGGGCGAGCAGGCGACCCCGTCGGGCCCTGTCCAGCCCCGGGCAGCTCCCGCACAGCGGTGTGGATGTCTCCTGAGCATCTTCCCATCGCGTCTATGCGGGCTTGGCGGCACCAACATGCAAGGCCAGCGGGAGCTGGGGGGAGCACCTGGCCACGTGCCCCCTCTCTGCGCGTTTCTGAGTGACCTCGCAGAGCAAGCAGGCGGGGTTTCCTTCTGCCGGGTTTCTGAATACAGCGGTGCAGGCTCGGCACCTGGGACACAGGGCGGTGACGCTGTGGGGTGGGCGAGTCCCCGCTCCCTCCTTCCCCCGCCCGATGGGGATGGGGAAGCCAGGATCTCTGGGCGCAGCGGAGAGGGCTTGTCTGCCTCCGCCAGGGGTCCAGACCTAGGGGAACACAGCGGTGCCTGGGGAGAGTTTGAAGGCTTTCGGGAATCCTCAGCCAGGTCTGAACAATTCTCTCAGTCCTTTGAGCTCCCGGAGAGGCCCACAGAACCTCAGCCGCCGAGAACCATTTCTGCCCAAAAGGAGCCTGGTTCTCACCAGTCTCACCAGGGTGGACCTGGGGTGACAGCAACCAGCGCCATCACACCTTCTGAGGTATTTCTAAAGTATTCGTCTTTGCCATGTTGCACAGGAAGTGTTTCCTGTGCTTTGGTGGGCTGGCCAGGGAGGGGGTCTGCTTCTCTCCGGgcttcatcccacccccaccttcctttccctcccccttcctaaGGGGAGCGTCTGCACACTCTCCATCAACCAGGCTGTGTTTTCCTGGCCCGTTTAGGGCACGTGGTGAAAGAGCATTTCTTTCATCTGAGTTGTCAATCTACTTATTTAGAAAACCTCACCAAGAGTCACATTTCAGTGTGCACGCACTGACCGGGCACTGGGGGTGGCCTGGAGAGCCCAGGACTCGCCCCCTTGCTCCGTCCACCTTCCTGCCCTGACCTCCAGGGTTTCCCTTTAGTGTGACTGCCTctcatcttcctctttctctgccttctcttcccAAATGGTTTACCCCAAACAccaaaagtgaaagagaagggaggaaaggattTGCTGGTTCTAAGGATGGTCCATTTGTTTTCTAAACCAGGACCTCTGACAAGATCCACTCTTCGTACATACAGTTAGCTCTGCTTTAATGCTTGTTTTGAAGACAGGACTGTCTTCCAGTGCGATTACTGTATCGGGGAACAATTGAAGCATAATGTGAACTTTGCAAGAAACCCCAGGTGAATGCAGAAAACCACACCTGCCGAACTGAGGCCCATGTGAATATGCACCATGCACACGCCCACCTCTCCCAGCCACCTCGGTCTACCAACAACCACCCTGACATCAGACAACCCACCTTCCAGCACTTCACACTAATTCACAACCTGCAAACCTCTTTTCCAGGAAGGGCCATGTTTATTGTAACAGGAATGGGTTTCTCAACAAATTAACACGTGGGAAACAGTGCTCACATTTTCATTGTGTGCATATCTTTTTTCCATGTGTCACTGATGAAGTTTATGACTATTGTGCCCTAATCACACTTTTCCACACACACTGGTTTCCATTGCACAATGCACAGTGCAGTGATTTGCAAGAACGAACATGTCATGTTT
Encoded proteins:
- the CLBA1 gene encoding uncharacterized protein CLBA1, with product MAEEKLPTPPFSRAGAQGWTETLTLPPPSCKDPCDDIELNGGARSTLGGSTRSRLIKQRLFARRLKGAGVTGPAQAGAQPDSPLPTLTELRRRGGGAWRCHAPRGAGALTPGLQTTEAGQSRVVAGQLSSAGRGDPPQPAAPAGGGGDLAEDTPLCWTVRPDAWRKKPGSGSGHFCLGDQAVYAVCVRSAATVDPHQPIRTPEGAAGSCWAAGEQATPSGPVQPRAAPAQRCGCLLSIFPSRLCGLGGTNMQGQRELGGAPGHVPPLCAFLSDLAEQAGGVSFCRVSEYSGAGSAPGTQGGDAVGWASPRSLLPPPDGDGEARISGRSGEGLSASARGPDLGEHSGAWGEFEGFRESSARSEQFSQSFELPERPTEPQPPRTISAQKEPGSHQSHQGGPGVTATSAITPSEPIVSYEKIFRFAFQEVPVPQATEDVSTLDHFLETSNEEKLGLESVHKLCSESRKLWRALQSTRTVMTSQGLWSESRCRENFLLVLGIDAAQKRPSEGPGRTLGDPGLHEPEELGFRLRCCRALIRTKVRARDAWGLGLGFQSLLSFNSRGLVRVRGAAGGLRPAAPLEEKPLPGTGSPAHPGTTCREGCAVSSPAPAGRELSLERRVPTPAPQDPVLPRMWSWF